In the genome of Streptomyces sp. Q6, the window CTTGAGTCAGCTATCAGCTATCAGCTATCAGTGGTCAGTGGTCATTGGTCGGCATCCGGCGGCGCCGAGCCTGGACTAGTCGACGTTCAGGGCCAGTCTGGCCTCCGCCGTCGAGCTGTTCCCCACGAACAGCTCGAACGTGCCCTTCTCCAGCTGGAATTCGCCCTGCGGGTCGTTCGTCCAGAACCCGAGGTCGTCGGCCCCCAGCGTGAAGCGGACGGTCGTGGCGGCCCCCGCGTCCAGGCCGACCCGCCTGAACCCCCGCAGCCTGCGCACCGGTTGGGCGATGCTCGCCGCCACGTCGTGGACGTACAGCTGCACCACCTCGTCGCCCGCGCGCGACCCCGTGTTGCGCACGGGTACCGACACCTGCACGGTGTCGCCCTTGCGCAGCGCGGCCGCCGACACGCTCGCGCGGCTCAGCGTCGGCGTGCCCAGGTCGAACGTGGTGTAGCTGAGGCCGTGGCCGAAGGGGAACTGCGGGGTCGGCGGCAGGTCCAGGTACTTCGACGTGAACTTGTTGGCCGCGGCATCGGGGCGGCCCGTCGACTCGTGGTTGTAGTGGACGGGGAGCTGGCCGACCGTCCGCGGGAACGACACCGGCAGCTTGCCGCCCGGGTTCACCGCGCCGAACAGCACGTCCGCGATCGCGTGCCCCGCCTCGGTGCCGGGGTGCCACGCCTCCAGGACGGCCGGGGCGGAGTCCAGCCAGTCGCCGACCGTGAGCGGGCGGCCGTTCACCAGCACCACCACGAACGGCTTGCCGGTGGCCGCGACCGCCGCGATCAGCTTCTCCTGTGCGCCGGGCAGCGAGAGGTCGCTGCGCGCCGCCGCCTCACCGCTCAGCGCGGACGGCTCGCCGACGACCACCACCGTGACGTCCGCGGCCCGCGCCGCCGCGACCGCCTCCCCGATCCCGGAGACGTCCGTGCCCTCCGGGGCGACACCGCGGGCGTACGTGACCTTCGCGTCCGGCGCGGCGGCGCGCACCGCGTCCAGGACCTTCACCGCGGGGAACCGCTCCGCCGACGCCGGCACCACCCACGTACCGAGGAGATCCGCCGAGTCGGCGAAGGGGCCCACCAGGGCCAGGGAGCCGACCGTCTTCTTCAGCGGCAGGACGCTGCGGTCGTTCTTCAGCAGGACCATCGTGCGGGAGGCCGCCGCGCGCGCCGCGTCGCGGGCTCCGGCCGACGGTCCGGTGATCGCGGCGGACTCGTCGACGTACGGATCGTCGAAGAGGCCCAGCTCGTGCTTGAGGCGCAGCACGCGCGCGACCGCGTCGTCGATCCGCTGTTCCTCGATCCTTCCGGCGCGCAGCAGGTTCTTGCCGTGCGTGCGGAGGTTCGTGCTGGTCATCTCCATGTCGACGCCCGCGTTCAGGGCGAGGCGTGCCGCGTCCGCGCCGTCCTCGGCGAAGCCGTGCGCGATCAGCTCCTGCACGCCGGTCCAGTCGCTGACGACGAACCCGCCGAAGCCCCACTCCTGCTTCAGGATGTCGGTGAGCGTGTGCGTGTTCCCGTGGGCGGGGACGCCGCCGACGGTGTTGAACGACGCCATCACCGTCGCCGCGCCCGCCTCCGACGCGGCCTTGAACGGCGGGAGATACAGGTTGCGCAGCCGGGACTCGGACACGTCGACCGTGTTGTAGTCGCGGCCGCCCTCGGCACCTCCGTACGCGACGAAGTGCTTGGCGCAGGCGGCGATGCGGTCTTTCGCGCCGTATCCGGAGCCCTGGTAGCCGTGGACCTTGGCGGCGGCGAACGCGCTGGTCAGGTAGGGGTCTTCACCGCTTCCCTCGGCGACGCGGCCCCAGCGCGGTTCGCGGGTGACGTCCATCATCGGGGAGAACGTCCAGTGCACCCCGTTCGAGCGGGCCTCCTTCGCCGACACCTCGGCGTCCGTGTGCGTCACCTCCGGGTCGAAGCTCGCCGCCTGCGCCAGCGGGATCGGGAAGTTCGTCCAGAACCCGTGGATGACGTCCAGGCCGAAGAGGAGCGGGATGCCGAGCCGGGACTCCTCGACGGCGATGCGCTGCAACGCGTTCGTGGTCCGCGCGCCGAAGACGCTGAGCACCGAGCCGAGCCGGCCCGTCCGGGCCGCGTCCTCGACCTCCTTCGTCGACCCCGAGCCCGGATTGAGGTCCCACGACCAGGGGAGCTGCTGCAACTGCCCCAGCTTCTCCGCGAGGGTCATCCGGGCGAGCAGGGAGCGGACCTCGTCCTCGTAGGGCTTCGCGCGGGCGGACGCGGCGGCGGACCCGCCGGTCACGACGGTTCCCGCGGCGGCGGTGACGCCGATCGCGGACAGCAGAGTACGTCTGCACAGCTCCGGCATGTCTTCGCTTCCTGGTCGTCCGGCGCCCACAACTTGTGTGGTGGGCGCAACAATTGAGGCGAAGGTATGTTTCGGGTGTTTACGGGTCAAGAGGTGCGTCGGCGGCGTCGCACGGGATCACCTCACTGCGCACCGGTTCACCCGAAGACTTGACCTCAAGATTGGTTGAGGTTCTAACGTCGTCGGCATGAGCATGGAGACCACAGCCTGGACGCAGCTGCACAGCGTCATGAACGCCCAGAACGGCGGCCCCGGCGGCCGCCCCTTCGCCCGCGCCACCCTGCGCCGCATCGCGGGATTCGCCCGGCCGCACCGCCGCCGCATCGGCCAGTTCGTCTTCCTGAGCATCGTGACCGCACTGCTCGCCGTCGCGACCCCGGTCCTCGCGGGCAACGTCGTCAACGCCATCGTGGGCGGCGACGACCAGGGCCACATCGTCCGGCTCGCCGTCCTCATCGCGGTCATCGCCGTCGCCGAGGCCGGTGTCGGACTGCTCGCCCGCTGGCTCTCCGCGAACCTCGGCGAAGGACTCATCCTCGACCTGCGCACGGCCGTCTTCGACCACGTCCAGCGGATGCCCGTCGCGTTCTTCACACGAACCCGCACCGGCGCCCTGGTAAGCCGCCTCAACAACGACGTCATCGGCGCCCAGCGCGCCTTCAGCAACACCCTCTCCGGTGTCGTCGGGAACCTGGTCACCCTGCTCCTGACCCTCGCCGTCATGCTCTCCCTCTCCTGGCAGATCACCCTCCTCGCACTGCTCCTGCTGCCCGTCTTCGTGCTGCCCGCCCGCCGCATGGGCTCCCGCATGGCCGGTCTCCAGCGCGAGGCCGCCGCCCACAACGCGGCGATGGGCACCCGCATGACCGAGCGGTTCTCCGCGCCCGGCGCCACCCTCATCAAACTGTTCGGACGCCCCGGCGACGAGTCGGCCGAATTCGCCGAGCGGGCCCGCCGGGTGCGCGACATCGGCGTCCGTACGGCGATGGCCCAGTCCGCGTTCATCACCGCGCTCACCCTCGTCTCGGCGCTCGCCCTGGCCCTGGTCTACGGCCTCGGCGGCTACTTCTCCCTCGAAGGCACCCTGGACGCCGGCGCCGTCGTCTCCCTCGCCCTGCTCCTCACCCGCCTCTACGCGCCCCTCACCTCCCTCGCCGGAGCCCGCGTCGAGGTGATGAGCGCACTGGTCAGCTTCGAGCGGGTCTTCGAGGTCCTCGACCTCGAGCCGCTCATCGCGGAGAAGCCCGACGCCCGCGAGGTGCCCGAGGGCCCGGTCGCCGTCGAGTTCGACGACGTGCGCTTCGGCTACCCCTCGGCCGACAAGGTCTCCCTCGCCTCCCTCGAAGAGGTCGCCTCGCTCGACACCCGCGGCGGCGCCGAGGTCCTGCACGGCGTCTCCTTCCGCGCCGAACCCGGCCAGACGGTCGCCCTCGTCGGCTCCTCCGGCGCCGGCAAGTCCACCGTCGCGCAGCTCCTGCCCCGCCTCTACGACACCGACGCCGGCGCCGTCCGTATCGGCGGCGTCGACGTCCGCGACCTCAGCGCCGACTCGATGCGCGCCACGCTCGGCATGGTCACCCAGGACGGCCACCTCTTCCACGACTCCGTCCGTGCGAACCTGCTGCTCGCCCGCCCCGGAGCCGCCGAGGACGAGCTGTGGGACGTGCTGCGCAGGGCCCGCCTCGACACCCTCGTGCACGCCCTGCCCGACGGCCTCGACACCGTCGTGGGCGAACGCGGCTACCGCCTCTCCGGCGGCGAACGCCAGCGCATGACCATCGCCCGGCTGCTCCTCGCCCGCCAGCGCGTCGTCATCCTCGACGAGGCCACCGCGCACCTCGACAACACCTCGGAGGCCGCCGTCCAGGAAGCCCTCGCCGAAGCCCTCGAAGGCCGCACCGCGATCGTCATCGCCCACCGCCTGTCCACCATCCGCTCCGCCGACCAGATCCTCGTCGTCGAGGAGGGCCGCATCGTCGAACGCGGTACGCACGAGACGCTCCTCGATGCCGACGGCCGCTACGCCGAGCTGTACCGCACGCAGTTCGCCGAGGGGGACAAGACGGCGGTCGCGGAGGCCGCGTGAAGGTACGGCGAAGGTATCGGCAAGAGGTCAACGGGGCTTTCTCCGAAGCCAGTTGACCTCTAACCGGGTGCGTCTACCCGCGGTTACCCTGGGCGCATGCTGCTGGGTCGGACAGCGGAATGCGCCCGCCTCGCGGACCTCGTCGACGACGCGCGCAGAGGGCGCAGCGCCGCCCTCGTCATCCGCGGCGAAGCGGGCATCGGCAAGACGAGCCTGCTCGGCCACGCCGAGTCGCTCGCCCACGACATGACACGGCTGCGCACCCAAGGCATCGAGGCCGAGACCGGGCTCCCCTACGTGGGTCTCGCCGACCTGTTCCGCCCGGTCACCGACCTCCTCGACCGGATCCCGGACCGGCAGGCCGCCGCCCTCACCGGAGCCCTCGCGCTCGGCCCCGCCGTCGAACAGGACCGGTTCGCCGTCGCCGCCGGCACACTCAGCCTGCTCGGCGCCGTCAGCGAGACCGGGCCCGTCCTCGTCGTCGTCGACGACGCGCAGTGGCTCGACCCGTACTCCCTGGACGCCCTCGCCTTCGCCACCCGCAGGCTGGGCCGCGAAGGCGTCGTCGTCCTCTTCGCCACCCGCGACACCGACGCGGCCGCCTCCCGCCTCGCCCCGGTCGAGACGCTCACCGTGCGCGGTCTCGACGCCGCCTCCGCACGGCAACTGGTCGCCGGCGAACCCCTGCCCGCGCCCGACGTCAACTGGCTCCTGACCGAGGCCCGCGGCAACCCCCTCGCCCTCGTCGAACTCCCCGCGCTGCTCGCCCGCGGCGGCCACCGCCCCGACACCGGCGCGCCCCTGCCCATCGGCGAGATGCTCGCCCGCACCTTCCACAGCGCCATCGCCCGGCTCCCCGAGCGCACCAGGGATGCCATGCTGCTCCTCGCCGTCCTCGGCCCCCGCCCGCTCGCCGGGACCGAACGGGTGCTGCGCGCCCACGGGTTGAGCTACGCGAGCCTCGAACCCGCCGAACGCGCCGGCCTGATGACCGTGGAAGCGGGCGCCTACGTCTTCCGGCACCCGCTGGTCCGCTCCGGCGTGTACCACGGGGCGAGCGCCGTGCACCGCTGGCGGGCCCACCGCACCGTCGCCCACGCCCTCCAGGGCGCCCAGGCGCCCACGGCGCTCGAGCGGTACGCCTGGCACCTCGCCGAATCCGGCGCCGACCCCGACGAGCAGGTCGCCGCCGGGCTGGAGCGCGCGGCGTCCGGCGGCCCCGGCAGTCTCGCCCTGCCGCTCGCCGCCCGCCTGTACGCCCACGCGGCCCGCTTCACCCCGGACGACGAGCACCGGGCGCGGCGCCTGCTCTGCGCCGCGCGCGCCGCTCAGGCCGCCGGCTCCCTCGACGAGGCCGCCGACCTGCTCGACCGCGCCCTCGGCCACGCCACGCAGGAACGGACCCGCCTCGACCTCCGCCAACTGCGCTGCTACGTCGACATCCAGCGCGGCCGCCCCGCGCGTGCCCGCGAACAGCTGCGCGCCGCCGTCGACGAGGCCCGGCGCGTCGACCCCGCCCTTGCCGCCGTCATGCTCGGCGGCATCACCCTCACCGAACTCGCCATCGGCGACCTCACCGCCGCCCGCGCCACGTCCGCCGAGTCCATGCGCATCGCCGACGCCTTCGGTGACGTGCCCGCGACCCTGCCCGTACGGCTGCTGCACGCACTCGTCCAGCTCCTCGGCGGTGACGCGGACGAGGGCCGCACCCTGCTCAGGGAACTCGAAAAGCCCCTGGCCGCACCGGACCTGGCGTTCCCGTACCCGGTCTCCGGCGTCGGCGGTCTGTGCTACCTCGCCACCGAGGAACTCGACACGGGACACGACCTGCTCGACCGTGCCGTGCACGCCGCCCGCGCCTCCAGCACCGTGGGACTCCTCGCGCACCTGCTCGGCACGCTCTCCGTCGTCGAGTACTGGCGCGGCGACTGGAACGCCTCACTCGCGCACGCCGACGAGTCCGCCCGGCTCGGCGAGGACACCGGACGTGTCATCGAGGTGTGCCGGGCGCTCGCCGCGCAGGCCAGGACCGAGGCCGCGCGCGGCAGGGAGGCGGACTGCCGCCGCCACGGGGCGCAGGCCCGCTCCTCGCCACGGCCGCCGAACTCCCCATGGACGCGGCGCGCGCCGACGGCGCCCTCGGCCTCCTCGAACTGGGCCTCGGCCGCTTCGAGGAGGCGGCGGGACACCTGGAACGGGTACGGGAGTTCTCCCTCACCCACGGCCGCGGCGACGGCCTGTACCTCTCCTGGGCCGCCGACCTCGCCGACGCCTACGTCCACCTTCACCGCACCGACGAGGCCTACGACGTACTGCGCGTCCTGGAGCACGAGGCCGGGCGCGGGCACCGCCCGATCACCTCGGCCGCCGCCGCCCGCTGCCGCGCCCTGCTCGAACCGGCCGACGCGGAACGGCACATGGATCAGGCGCTCGCCCAACTGGCCCAGGTGACAGCCCCGTTCGAGCGCGGCCGCACCGAGTTCGCGCACGGGGAACTCCTGCGCCGCCAGGGCCGCCGCTCCGAGGCGCGGCGCTGGCTCCAGCGCGGCCTCGCCACCTTCGAACGGCTCGGCGCGAGCGGCTGGGCGGCCCGCGCCGCCGCAGAACTGCACGCGGCGGGCGGCGACCGGGTCGCCGCCGGAGGCACCCCGCTCGACGGCCTCACCCCGCAGGAACTGCGCGTCGCCCTCGCCGTCGGCCGCGGCGTCACCAACCACGAGGCGGCCGAGCAGCTGTTCCTCAGCGTCAAGACCGTCGAGTTCCACCTCGGCAACATCTACCGCAAGCTCGACGGGGTGCACCGCAGGGCCCAACTCGTCCGCCTGCTCAGCCAGTCGGGACCCTGAGCGTGCCGAGTGCCCCGGACAACCGACAGCGGGGGTGCCCTGTCGGGCACCCCCGTCCCCCGTACCCCCGTTGGATCCCCCGTTGGTTCCCCCGTGGCCGGAAGCCCGTGAACTTCCGTGCCTCCACGATGGACCCCGGGCCGCTGATCGGGCCACGGTGAAAACCCTGGGATCGGGGCCCGGGGCCGTACGGCCGTTGATGTAGTCACCCGCGGACCGGGGGAGCGATACGGCGCAGCCGACGGATCGCCGGGGTCGCGAGCAGCGCCGCACCGCCCACGAGGCAGGCCCCCGCCGACACCAGCATCAGCCGTGCCGGGGAGGCCAGTTGGGCCGCCGGGCCCGCCAGCGCCTGGCCGAGCGCGATCCCGGACACCGATCCGGCGATCTCGTACGCGCTGACCCGGTTGAGCACGCCCGGCGGCGTGTGGGTCTGCACGCTGGTCGCCCACATCACCGACCAGAACGCCAGGGCGCCGCCGCCGAGGACATGGCCCACGAGGAGCACCGGCAGCCCGGTGCCGAGAGCCACGCAGAGCGGGAGCGCGGTGTAGAGGATCATCGCCACGGCCCCGGCGGCCAGCGGGCGGGCCGGGCGCAGGCGGAGCGCGAGGAGGCCGCCGAGCACCGTTCCCGCGCCGAGGAAGGAGATCGCGAGGCCGTAGGCGTTCGCCCCGAGCCGCTCACCGACCAGCGCCGAACTCAGTGGCACCAGTGGCCCGAAGACCAGTACCCCGTACATCATCCAGATCAGGATCACCGCCCACATCCAGGTGCGGGAACGGAACTCGTGCCAGCCCTGACGCAGGTCACCCCGTACCGAACGGCCTTGACGCGCGGGGGACGTGAGGCCGGGAGCGAGCCGGATCAGCGCGAGGCACAGGGCGCTGAGCACGAAGGTCCCCGCGTCGATCGCGTACACGGTCCCGGCGCCCGCCAGCGCGATCAGCAGCCCCGCCAGGGCGGGGCCGAGCAGTTGGGCGACGGCGTCCGCCACCTTGAGCGTGGCGTTGGCGCGCTGCGGCTCACGGGCGACCAGCGGAACCATCCCGTTCACCCCCGGCTGGAACATCGCGGTGGCGGCTCCGGCCAGCGCGGCCATGGCCACCAGCAGCCAGAACGGCGGCGTCCCCACGAAGAACGCCACGGCCAGCACCCCTTGCGTGAGCACCCGGACGACGTCGGCGCCGACCATCATCGGGCGCGCGCCGAACCGGTCGGCGAACACCCCGCCGAACAGCAGCAGCACCACGGCCGTGCCGGTCCAGGTACCGAGGACGAGGCCGACCCCGGAGATCCCGTACACCGCGCCGACCGCGAGCGCGGCGGCCACCGGCATCATCGCGTCACCGACCAGCGAGACGGCGCGGGCGACGAAGTAGAGCGTGAAGCGCCGGTCCCACAACGGGAGTCGGGCGAGCGGCGGGCTGATCTCGGTGGATGTCTGCGCAGTGGTCACCGCACCGATAATGGTCTGCACCAATTGCTGGATCCCAGTGTCCCGAACGACATGAAGAGGTACTTTCGCGCCATGACGCCTGGACCGGAGGGGAGGCGGACGCGGGCGCCGCATCGCGTGGTCGCCCTGTTGCAGCCCCCGCAGTCGACGTTCGCGCTGGCCTGCGCCGCCGAGGTGTTCGGCGACCACGGCCCGGCGGTGCCCGCCCGCTACACCTTCGAGGTCTGCACGGAACACCCCGGCCCGGTCCGCTCGGCGGCCGGCTACGACCTGCTGGTGACGGCGGGCCTGGACGCGCTGGAGCGCGCCGACACCGTCCTGGTCCCCGGCTGGCAGCGGCCGACCGGCGCCGAGGTGCCCCCGCCGGTCGCCGCGGCGGTCCGCCGGGCGCACGAGCGCGGCGCCCGGGTCGTCGGCCTCTGCTCGGGCGCCTTCGTGCTCGCCGCCGCCGGACTCCTCGACGGCCGCCGGGCCGCCACGCACTGGGCCGGGGCCGCCGCGCTC includes:
- a CDS encoding glycoside hydrolase family 3 N-terminal domain-containing protein, coding for MPELCRRTLLSAIGVTAAAGTVVTGGSAAASARAKPYEDEVRSLLARMTLAEKLGQLQQLPWSWDLNPGSGSTKEVEDAARTGRLGSVLSVFGARTTNALQRIAVEESRLGIPLLFGLDVIHGFWTNFPIPLAQAASFDPEVTHTDAEVSAKEARSNGVHWTFSPMMDVTREPRWGRVAEGSGEDPYLTSAFAAAKVHGYQGSGYGAKDRIAACAKHFVAYGGAEGGRDYNTVDVSESRLRNLYLPPFKAASEAGAATVMASFNTVGGVPAHGNTHTLTDILKQEWGFGGFVVSDWTGVQELIAHGFAEDGADAARLALNAGVDMEMTSTNLRTHGKNLLRAGRIEEQRIDDAVARVLRLKHELGLFDDPYVDESAAITGPSAGARDAARAAASRTMVLLKNDRSVLPLKKTVGSLALVGPFADSADLLGTWVVPASAERFPAVKVLDAVRAAAPDAKVTYARGVAPEGTDVSGIGEAVAAARAADVTVVVVGEPSALSGEAAARSDLSLPGAQEKLIAAVAATGKPFVVVLVNGRPLTVGDWLDSAPAVLEAWHPGTEAGHAIADVLFGAVNPGGKLPVSFPRTVGQLPVHYNHESTGRPDAAANKFTSKYLDLPPTPQFPFGHGLSYTTFDLGTPTLSRASVSAAALRKGDTVQVSVPVRNTGSRAGDEVVQLYVHDVAASIAQPVRRLRGFRRVGLDAGAATTVRFTLGADDLGFWTNDPQGEFQLEKGTFELFVGNSSTAEARLALNVD
- a CDS encoding ABC transporter ATP-binding protein → METTAWTQLHSVMNAQNGGPGGRPFARATLRRIAGFARPHRRRIGQFVFLSIVTALLAVATPVLAGNVVNAIVGGDDQGHIVRLAVLIAVIAVAEAGVGLLARWLSANLGEGLILDLRTAVFDHVQRMPVAFFTRTRTGALVSRLNNDVIGAQRAFSNTLSGVVGNLVTLLLTLAVMLSLSWQITLLALLLLPVFVLPARRMGSRMAGLQREAAAHNAAMGTRMTERFSAPGATLIKLFGRPGDESAEFAERARRVRDIGVRTAMAQSAFITALTLVSALALALVYGLGGYFSLEGTLDAGAVVSLALLLTRLYAPLTSLAGARVEVMSALVSFERVFEVLDLEPLIAEKPDAREVPEGPVAVEFDDVRFGYPSADKVSLASLEEVASLDTRGGAEVLHGVSFRAEPGQTVALVGSSGAGKSTVAQLLPRLYDTDAGAVRIGGVDVRDLSADSMRATLGMVTQDGHLFHDSVRANLLLARPGAAEDELWDVLRRARLDTLVHALPDGLDTVVGERGYRLSGGERQRMTIARLLLARQRVVILDEATAHLDNTSEAAVQEALAEALEGRTAIVIAHRLSTIRSADQILVVEEGRIVERGTHETLLDADGRYAELYRTQFAEGDKTAVAEAA
- a CDS encoding MFS transporter — protein: MTTAQTSTEISPPLARLPLWDRRFTLYFVARAVSLVGDAMMPVAAALAVGAVYGISGVGLVLGTWTGTAVVLLLFGGVFADRFGARPMMVGADVVRVLTQGVLAVAFFVGTPPFWLLVAMAALAGAATAMFQPGVNGMVPLVAREPQRANATLKVADAVAQLLGPALAGLLIALAGAGTVYAIDAGTFVLSALCLALIRLAPGLTSPARQGRSVRGDLRQGWHEFRSRTWMWAVILIWMMYGVLVFGPLVPLSSALVGERLGANAYGLAISFLGAGTVLGGLLALRLRPARPLAAGAVAMILYTALPLCVALGTGLPVLLVGHVLGGGALAFWSVMWATSVQTHTPPGVLNRVSAYEIAGSVSGIALGQALAGPAAQLASPARLMLVSAGACLVGGAALLATPAIRRLRRIAPPVRG
- a CDS encoding ATP-binding protein, yielding MLLGRTAECARLADLVDDARRGRSAALVIRGEAGIGKTSLLGHAESLAHDMTRLRTQGIEAETGLPYVGLADLFRPVTDLLDRIPDRQAAALTGALALGPAVEQDRFAVAAGTLSLLGAVSETGPVLVVVDDAQWLDPYSLDALAFATRRLGREGVVVLFATRDTDAAASRLAPVETLTVRGLDAASARQLVAGEPLPAPDVNWLLTEARGNPLALVELPALLARGGHRPDTGAPLPIGEMLARTFHSAIARLPERTRDAMLLLAVLGPRPLAGTERVLRAHGLSYASLEPAERAGLMTVEAGAYVFRHPLVRSGVYHGASAVHRWRAHRTVAHALQGAQAPTALERYAWHLAESGADPDEQVAAGLERAASGGPGSLALPLAARLYAHAARFTPDDEHRARRLLCAARAAQAAGSLDEAADLLDRALGHATQERTRLDLRQLRCYVDIQRGRPARAREQLRAAVDEARRVDPALAAVMLGGITLTELAIGDLTAARATSAESMRIADAFGDVPATLPVRLLHALVQLLGGDADEGRTLLRELEKPLAAPDLAFPYPVSGVGGLCYLATEELDTGHDLLDRAVHAARASSTVGLLAHLLGTLSVVEYWRGDWNASLAHADESARLGEDTGRVIEVCRALAAQARTEAARGREADCRRHGAQARSSPRPPNSPWTRRAPTAPSASSNWASAASRRRRDTWNGYGSSPSPTAAATACTSPGPPTSPTPTSTFTAPTRPTTYCASWSTRPGAGTARSPRPPPPAAAPCSNRPTRNGTWIRRSPNWPR
- a CDS encoding helix-turn-helix transcriptional regulator, whose protein sequence is MDQALAQLAQVTAPFERGRTEFAHGELLRRQGRRSEARRWLQRGLATFERLGASGWAARAAAELHAAGGDRVAAGGTPLDGLTPQELRVALAVGRGVTNHEAAEQLFLSVKTVEFHLGNIYRKLDGVHRRAQLVRLLSQSGP